In Candidatus Hamiltonella defensa 5AT (Acyrthosiphon pisum), one genomic interval encodes:
- the folC gene encoding bifunctional tetrahydrofolate synthase/dihydrofolate synthase, whose translation MNDSFIPHADASLAQWLDYVANLHFKDIDLGLERVKKVAEKLDVLSPAKWVITVGGTNGKGTTCRVLERILIEDGYKVGVYSSPHLICYRERVRIQEKMLPEKCFTDAFDQVEKARGQISLTYFEFGTLVALLLFKSHQLGVVVLEVGLGGRLDATNIVDSDVAAITNIDFDHIKFLGKDRHSIGREKAGIFRTNKPAVVADPDIPDSVIRVAKEKAAHLRPIDQSWTFRPQGNQWIWESKERMLIDLPLPNVPLINAACALAVLHYFPKIISKEAIKRGLKGASLSGRFQMIDQKPLVILDVAHNPHAARYLLNHLTQFLKNAAKPGAKLHAVVGMRKDKDIKGTLDILSERVDHWYCAKLSEPRGAPAQILASFLQKSAFLSPDVKSAWNQAMQAANPEDILLVFGSFHTIAPVMSALNLRSTGDQ comes from the coding sequence ATGAATGACTCTTTTATCCCTCACGCGGATGCTTCTTTAGCTCAATGGCTTGATTACGTCGCAAATTTGCATTTTAAAGACATTGATCTCGGTCTGGAAAGAGTCAAAAAAGTCGCTGAAAAGCTAGATGTACTCTCTCCGGCTAAGTGGGTTATCACTGTGGGAGGGACGAACGGAAAGGGGACCACTTGTCGTGTTTTGGAGAGGATTTTAATCGAAGACGGTTACAAAGTGGGGGTGTATAGTTCTCCGCATCTTATTTGCTATAGAGAACGAGTCCGTATTCAAGAAAAAATGCTTCCTGAAAAGTGCTTTACTGATGCCTTTGATCAGGTTGAAAAAGCGCGTGGTCAGATCTCGTTGACTTATTTTGAATTTGGAACCTTGGTGGCCTTACTTCTTTTTAAATCACATCAACTGGGCGTGGTTGTTCTGGAAGTAGGTTTAGGTGGGCGGCTTGATGCCACTAATATTGTGGATTCAGATGTGGCGGCTATTACTAATATCGATTTTGATCATATCAAATTTTTAGGTAAAGATCGTCACAGTATTGGTCGAGAAAAAGCAGGCATTTTTCGGACGAATAAACCAGCCGTGGTCGCGGACCCTGACATCCCAGATTCTGTCATTCGTGTAGCGAAAGAAAAAGCGGCTCATCTTCGCCCCATTGATCAGTCTTGGACATTTCGCCCTCAGGGAAATCAATGGATTTGGGAAAGTAAAGAACGCATGTTAATTGATCTGCCCCTGCCTAATGTCCCGTTAATCAATGCGGCCTGCGCATTAGCGGTATTACATTATTTCCCTAAGATAATCAGTAAAGAAGCGATTAAACGGGGCTTGAAAGGGGCTTCTCTTTCGGGACGTTTCCAAATGATCGATCAAAAGCCTTTAGTGATCCTCGATGTGGCGCATAATCCTCATGCGGCTCGTTATCTGCTCAATCATCTGACTCAATTTTTGAAAAACGCAGCCAAACCCGGTGCTAAACTGCATGCCGTGGTCGGAATGCGCAAGGACAAAGATATTAAAGGGACATTAGACATTTTATCTGAACGGGTTGACCATTGGTATTGCGCCAAATTAAGCGAACCTCGTGGGGCACCTGCTCAAATTTTGGCGAGTTTTTTGCAGAAATCGGCATTTTTATCTCCTGATGTAAAAAGTGCTTGGAATCAGGCGATGCAAGCGGCTAATCCAGAAGATATTTTGTTGGTTTTTGGTTCTTTTCATACCATTGCTCCTGTGATGTCAGCATTAAATCTCCGGAGTACCGGTGATCAGTAA
- a CDS encoding SPOR domain-containing protein, producing the protein MISKFQYRLLGVAIMVILAIIFLPWLLDGKKEYDITSVSNSVLNSTPGMNPSVSSDSSALVQSTNVLSFEVEEKKISKEEAIDSTDQNKSPPSEKKLRSKQAMSEIQQEYVIQLGAFNDMARVNQIIAKLRLSDYQVFTLPPVPIKGKITRILIGPDPSKDKLESMRPELYRLVGLNGQIKTYQ; encoded by the coding sequence GTGATCAGTAAATTTCAATATCGTTTGCTGGGTGTGGCCATTATGGTTATTCTGGCCATTATTTTTTTGCCATGGTTACTTGATGGCAAAAAAGAATATGACATCACTTCGGTTTCCAACTCTGTATTAAATAGCACGCCCGGGATGAATCCTTCTGTGTCTTCAGATTCGTCTGCCTTAGTTCAAAGCACTAACGTGCTTTCTTTTGAAGTTGAAGAAAAAAAGATATCAAAAGAAGAGGCCATTGATTCTACAGATCAAAATAAATCGCCGCCTTCCGAAAAAAAATTGAGGTCAAAACAAGCAATGTCAGAAATCCAGCAAGAGTATGTCATACAGCTGGGGGCCTTCAATGATATGGCTAGAGTCAATCAAATTATCGCAAAATTACGATTATCAGATTATCAGGTTTTTACTTTGCCTCCTGTGCCTATAAAAGGAAAAATCACTCGGATTTTGATTGGTCCTGATCCTTCGAAAGATAAGCTTGAATCTATGCGACCTGAGCTTTATCGACTCGTTGGTTTAAACGGACAAATTAAAACCTATCAGTAA
- a CDS encoding CvpA family protein: MIWIDYIIIGILVFSTAVSVIRGFIREAWSLVIWGCAFFVAGYFYPYVSEYFTDFADQKIRHLIAMSLLFIAMLLIGTIINYVLDSLIKRTGLSGPDRILGMFFGAIRGALIVATLLLFLENFTHFSQNNAWTQSRLIPEFHSMMKWLLTLLKEKFSFVSPAQLAVSKE; encoded by the coding sequence ATGATTTGGATTGACTACATCATCATCGGTATATTGGTTTTTTCAACGGCGGTCAGTGTCATACGTGGATTTATTCGTGAAGCATGGTCACTGGTGATATGGGGTTGTGCGTTTTTTGTGGCAGGTTATTTTTATCCCTATGTGTCAGAGTATTTTACTGATTTTGCTGATCAAAAAATTCGGCATCTGATTGCAATGAGTCTCTTATTTATAGCGATGCTTCTTATAGGAACTATTATTAACTATGTCCTGGATTCTCTCATCAAACGGACAGGATTATCCGGCCCTGACAGAATACTTGGAATGTTCTTTGGGGCGATAAGAGGGGCTTTAATTGTGGCTACTTTATTATTGTTTTTAGAAAACTTTACACATTTTTCACAAAATAACGCTTGGACTCAATCCCGCCTAATTCCAGAATTTCATTCAATGATGAAATGGCTATTAACACTTTTAAAAGAAAAGTTTTCTTTTGTTTCGCCAGCACAATTGGCAGTCTCGAAAGAATAA
- the purF gene encoding amidophosphoribosyltransferase: MCGIVGISGFTPVNQLIYDALTVLQHRGQDAAGIATIDAEGQFRLRKANGLVKEVFDTRHMLRLQGNIGIGHVRYPTAGSSNVSEAQPLYVNSPFGITLAHNGNLTNSAQLKKELIQIRRHINTHSDSELLLNVFASELDRFKDFRLTKNDIFSAIAQMHKRIRGAYACVAMIINHGMVAFRDPNGIRPLVIGKRVLACDKNEYMVASESIALDTLGFEFLRDVTPGEAVYVTEEGELFTQQCAENPEYHPCIFEYVYFARPDSFIDKISVYNARVRMGQKLGEKIARQWQHLKIDVVIPIPETSCDIALEIARILHLPYRQGFVKNRYVGRTFIMPGQQERRKSVRRKLNANKAEFRDKNVLLVDDSIVRGTTSEQIVAIARGAGAKQVYFASAAPEISFQNVYGIDMPSVNELVAHGRSVNEIQEYIGADALIFQNLEDLIAAVRVDNPEITEFDCAVFNGHYVTKDVDQNYLTHLNAIRSGQNPSTSSSSESEHLEIYNEK; encoded by the coding sequence ATGTGTGGTATTGTTGGTATTTCCGGTTTCACCCCTGTCAATCAATTGATTTATGATGCGTTAACAGTGCTTCAGCATCGTGGTCAGGATGCCGCAGGTATCGCAACCATTGATGCCGAGGGCCAATTTCGTTTACGTAAAGCCAATGGATTAGTCAAAGAGGTTTTTGATACAAGGCATATGCTTAGACTGCAGGGAAACATAGGCATTGGGCACGTTCGCTACCCAACAGCAGGCAGTTCGAATGTCTCGGAAGCACAACCTTTATACGTGAACTCTCCTTTTGGGATCACCTTAGCCCACAACGGTAATTTAACGAATTCAGCTCAACTCAAAAAAGAGTTAATACAAATTCGTCGTCATATCAATACTCACTCTGATTCCGAGCTTTTATTAAATGTGTTTGCCAGTGAATTAGATCGCTTTAAAGATTTTCGATTGACAAAAAACGATATTTTTTCGGCCATCGCACAAATGCATAAACGCATCAGGGGGGCTTATGCTTGTGTGGCCATGATCATCAATCACGGTATGGTGGCATTTCGTGATCCTAACGGCATACGTCCTTTAGTGATAGGTAAACGCGTTTTGGCTTGTGATAAAAATGAATACATGGTCGCTTCAGAAAGTATTGCACTAGATACATTAGGATTTGAATTTTTACGAGACGTTACTCCAGGTGAAGCTGTATATGTGACTGAGGAAGGGGAATTATTCACTCAACAATGTGCTGAAAATCCTGAATATCATCCCTGTATTTTTGAGTATGTCTATTTCGCAAGGCCAGATTCTTTTATTGATAAGATTTCTGTTTACAATGCGAGGGTGAGAATGGGGCAAAAATTAGGTGAAAAAATTGCTCGACAATGGCAGCATTTAAAAATTGATGTGGTGATTCCCATTCCTGAGACTTCTTGTGATATTGCTTTAGAGATTGCGCGTATTTTACATCTTCCTTATCGACAGGGCTTTGTTAAAAACCGTTATGTCGGCCGCACTTTTATTATGCCAGGTCAACAGGAGCGTCGTAAGTCCGTGCGCCGAAAACTCAATGCTAACAAGGCAGAGTTTCGAGATAAAAATGTCTTACTGGTCGATGACTCGATTGTACGAGGCACCACCTCTGAGCAAATTGTAGCAATCGCTCGCGGTGCGGGTGCAAAGCAGGTTTATTTTGCGTCCGCTGCACCAGAAATTTCATTTCAAAATGTTTATGGTATTGATATGCCGAGTGTGAATGAGCTGGTGGCCCATGGTCGAAGTGTGAATGAAATTCAAGAATATATTGGTGCTGATGCACTTATTTTTCAGAATTTAGAAGATTTGATCGCCGCTGTCAGGGTTGATAATCCAGAAATCACCGAGTTTGATTGTGCTGTTTTTAATGGTCATTACGTGACCAAAGATGTTGATCAAAATTATTTGACTCATCTCAATGCAATCAGAAGTGGGCAGAATCCATCAACAAGCTCCTCTTCTGAATCAGAACATCTTGAAATTTATAATGAAAAATAA